From the genome of Synchiropus splendidus isolate RoL2022-P1 chromosome 17, RoL_Sspl_1.0, whole genome shotgun sequence, one region includes:
- the LOC128748064 gene encoding olfactory receptor 52D1-like — translation MENISINMDVLQLEGLKVTPQYSTLAFVLLLIIYIFILLSNVGLVLLITLSRSLHDPMYLLLCNMNINDAFGATTVIPKLLSSMFTPLSDRYVLYMDCVLQAFCAHFHAGTSHAVLMIMAFDRYVAICNPLRYATIMTGRMVVKLSVAAWVAAFVSVAILLGLTLRLSRCRRAIVNPYCDNASLFKLSCQNLLVNHIYGLGSAVVILGSSLGCVALTYLRILVTCLSSRNKVVNSRALKTCATHLAVYLIMLVSSFTPMIMHRKPQWADSGKVASVMFFVVPPALDPIIYGLQCKELRHKISVLFQRKKVMDSC, via the coding sequence ATGGAGAACATTTCCATCAACATGGACGTCCTGCAGCTGGAGGGATTGAAGGTGACCCCTCAGTACTCTACCCTTGCCTTCGTACTTCTCCTCATCATCTACATCTTCATCTTGCTGTCCAACGTCGGCCTGGTGCTGCTCATCACCCTGAGCAGGAGCCTCCACGACCCGATGTACTTGCTCTTGTGCAACATGAACATCAACGATGCGTTCGGAGCCACCACTGTCATACCCAAACTACTCAGCAGCATGTTCACGCCGCTCTCCGACCGCTACGTGCTCTACATGGACTGTGTGCTTCAGGCTTTTTGTGCCCACTTCCACGCTGGGACCTCCCACGCTGTTCTAATGATAATGGCATTCGACCGCTATGTTGCCATCTGCAACCCTCTTCGCTACGCGACCATCATGACCGGCAGGATGGTGGTGAAACTGTCGGTGGCGGCGTGGGTGGCAGCGTTTGTGTCTGTGGCCATTCTGCTAGGCCTCACTTTGCGACTGTCGCGCTGCAGGCGGGCCATCGTCAACCCGTACTGCGACAACGCGTCGCTCTTCAAGCTGTCCTGCCAGAACCTGCTAGTGAACCACATATACGGACTAGGCAGCGCTGTGGTGATCCTCGGCTCCTCGCTCGGCTGCGTGGCGCTCACGTACCTGCGGATCTTGGTGACTTGTCTGAGCAGCAGAAACAAGGTGGTGAACAGCCGCGCGCTGAAGACCTGTGCCACCCACCTGGCTGTCTACCTCATCATGCTGGTGTCCTCCTTCACACCCATGATCATGCACCGCAAGCCGCAGTGGGCCGACAGTGGCAAGGTGGCGTCTGTCATGTTTTTCGTGGTCCCGCCAGCACTGGACCCCATCATATACGGGCTGCAGTGCAAAGAGCTGCGACATAAGATCTCTGTGCTCTTTCAAAGGAAAAAAGTGATGGACAGTTGTTGA